The Paenibacillus polymyxa M1 DNA segment TAAATTTCAAAATGGATCTCGTATGGTTGAATCTTAACACCCTCTTTTGCGAATTGTCAAACCTTTTTCAAAAAAATGTATATGACTTGTCCAGGAAGACGCATGGGGAGAGACGGTTGGTCGTTATTCCAAAAGATGCTATGATATAGTTGGCAAGACGTCATTTGTACAAGGAGATGAGCATAACGCATGAGCATACAGGTAACTGAACCTGCGGCACAGTGGTACATTAAGGAGCTTGGTTTGAATCGTGGAGATTCCATCCGTTTTTTTGTTCGCTATAGTTCCGGCGGTGGGTTGCATCCAGGCTTTTCTCTGGGAATTGCCGTAGAGCCTCCGCAGCACCCCGCATTACAGCATGAAGCGGCTGGCATTACGTTTTATATGGAGGATCAGGATTACTGGTATCTGAAAGGCCATCATCTGGAAGTGAAGTATTTGAAGGAACATGACGACATTATTTACACCTATGAAAAGGATGAACAAGCTTAATGCCTCCACGTTAAAAATAGCGTGCCAGTAATGGTTTTTGGACATGAAAAGCGGCGGAGTATCGTGTGGCAGGAGATGAAGCTGCACATGATACTCCGCCGCTTTATTGTGGTTAGGGCAGGATGTTGTATGTTAAGGGTTGTTAAACATCGGACCATCGACTGCAAAATCAAAATCATCAATATCGTACACATGTACAGGTACGGAAGCTTCGATAATGCGGTGGATCCAGTCCAGTTGATCAGTCAGGATGGGTAATGCTTCACGCTGAGCTGTCAACACCAGTTCGGTTTCAATCGGATCAAAATATTCTCCGTAATGCGCCGTATCAACTGCATTAATGACAATGAGTGATGTATTGGCATCGAATAGGATCGGCAAGCTTTTCGCCCAAGGCATCTGAAGGGCACGTCGAATTTTTTTCTGATTCAACGGTTCTTCAAAATAACTGATCAGCTCACTTACCTTTCGCTTCACATGTTGATCGTCCATAGGGTTATCCATGAGAGGCTCTGTGCTGTCCTGGAATTCGTACAGCTCTAGCAGTGATGTGTAGGGCACTATATATTCCACAGGGGCGGGAGATGTAAGCAACTGGCCGTATATAGCCACCATTACAGCTTCCGTTACAAATTGTCGAGACATCGGTCAAGCCTCCTGCATTTACCAAATTATGCGATATGAGTATAACACAAAGCGGGACTGAATTCAGCCAGATATGCAGATTGCTATCATTCATTTGTATATTTGTTGAACGGCTCTTTTTAATCCTGTGTCTAGAAATTTAGGAGCGACCGATTAATAAGGAGAGCAGCCCGGCAGCAATCAGAGGTCCAACCGGAACCCCTTTAAAGAAGGCAACGCCAATGACGGTCCCAATCAGTAGACCTGTTACAATAATAGGCTGTCCGGACATCAGAGTTACTCCGCGGCCGCCAAGGTAGGCTACCAGAATTCCGATACCAATCGCGAGCAGGGACTTCCAGTGCAGGAAGGACTCTGTCACCTGATTGATGCTGATTTTACCGCTGGCTAGCGGGGTCATGACCCCAATCGTCAAAATAATTATTCCGATCGTTAGGCCATACTTTTCAAGCCAGGGGAAAGCAGTATGAAAGCTGGTTACCCGCAGCAGTAGTAGTACAACCATAGCAATCGTCACGGTTGAGTTGCCACTGATAATTCCAAGGCCGGCTAGTACCAGTAAGATAAGTGAGCTGTAATCCATTCAGTTGTTCTCCTTCGATCGTTTAACTTTGGATATGTTCGGCGATTTGACGCCCGTGCCAGCGCCCTGTTTCAATAAACACTTCATTGGCATTGCTGCCTGAAGCGATAACTCCGGCGACATATATACCTGGGATGTTAGTTTCCATCGTGGTTGGATTAAATTCAGGTTTGTCCAGGTCCTCAGCCATGTGGACGCCGACAGACTCCAGTAGTTTTCGTTCTGGGTGAAATCCTGTTAGTGCCAGTACAAAATCGTTTTCGAGCTGGAACGCTTCTGTATTCATCGGACTGACGATGACATGGTCTGGATGAATTTCGGTAATGCGTGCGCCTAAGTGCAGCGTGATCTTCCCTTTTTGTAC contains these protein-coding regions:
- a CDS encoding DUF441 domain-containing protein, which produces MDYSSLILLVLAGLGIISGNSTVTIAMVVLLLLRVTSFHTAFPWLEKYGLTIGIIILTIGVMTPLASGKISINQVTESFLHWKSLLAIGIGILVAYLGGRGVTLMSGQPIIVTGLLIGTVIGVAFFKGVPVGPLIAAGLLSLLIGRS
- a CDS encoding HesB/YadR/YfhF family protein, yielding MSIQVTEPAAQWYIKELGLNRGDSIRFFVRYSSGGGLHPGFSLGIAVEPPQHPALQHEAAGITFYMEDQDYWYLKGHHLEVKYLKEHDDIIYTYEKDEQA